The DNA segment GCCCTTGTCTCCTGCAGTCGACACGGCCGTTTTCCTCCTTGGTCGGGGGTCAGGACGTCGGCTCGCGGCGGCCGGCGGTTACTGCCACGGCGCGCTCGGAGCGCGGGAGACCTCTCGTCGGTGTCCGGACTCGCTGTGGTGTGGGTGGTGAGACAGTCTCCTGGTGATGTCCTGTCGCCGTCCGGCACCGGCGGGACGGGGGCGCCTCGATCGTCGGTTCCGGGGCGCGTTCCCGGGGTGCGGACGGCTGTGGACGGGTCACCGCCCCGCTCCCCCGGCGGGCCCGGAGCGGCCGGTGAGCAGGTCGGCGGCGCGTTCGGCGGCGAGCAGGACGGTCACCATCGGGTTGATGGTGGGCATCGTCGGAAACACCGACGCGTCGACGATGCGCACGCCCTCGACGCCGCGCAGCCTCAACTCGGGGTCGCAGACGGCCACCGGATCGTCCGCGGCACCCATGCGGCAGGTGCCCGCCGGGTGGTAGACGGTGTGCGCCGCGCGGCGCCCGTACTCCGACAGGCCGGCGTCGGAGGTGACGTCCGGGCCGGGCGCGACCTCGCGGACGAGCCAGCTGCTCAGGGGGTCGGTCGCCGCGATCTCGCGGGCGATCTTGAGCCCCTCCACGATGGTGCGTTCGTCGTGACCCTCGGGGTCGGTGAAGTACCGGAAGTCCAGGGCGGGATGTTCGGTCGGGTCGGCGCTGCGCAGCCACATCCGGCCGGTGGAGCGGGCACGTGGCACGTTCGGCGTCATGCACACCCCGTGTTCCGGAACGGGGTAGCCCAGCCGTTCGGTGTTGACGGTGAACGGCACCTGGTAGAAGTGGAACATCAGGTCCGGGCGCGGCTGGCCGGCCTCCCTGCGCAGGAACAGGCCGGCGTCGGAGTCCATCGCGGAGTTGGGCGGCAGCGGGCCGTCGGTCTCCCAGACGATCACGGACTCGGGGTGGTCCAGCAGGTTCTCCCCCACGCCGGGCAGGTCGGCCCGCACGTTGATGCCCAGGCGGCGCAGGTCGTCGGCCGGGCCGATGCCGGACAGCATCAGCAGCCGCGGGGTGTCGACGGCGCCGGCGCACAGCAGGAGTTCTCGTTCGGCGCGCACGGTGGCGGGCTCGCCGTCGGCGCCGCGGACGGCGACGCGGGTCGGCCTCCCCGACTCGTCGTCGAGCAGCCGGTGGGCCCAGGTCTCCAGGAGGAGGGTGAGGTTGGGACGGTCCAGGACGGGGTGGAGGTAGGCGACGGAGGCGGAGGAGCGCAGGTTGCCCTCCGGCTCGTAGGCCAGGGAGAAGAAGCCGGTGCCGTCGGCGAAGGGCTCGGCGTTGAAGTCGTCGACGACGGGGACTCCGGTGGCCCGGGAGGCGGCGGTGACGAAGTCCTTGGCGATGGGGTTGCGGTCGGCCTCGGCCACCGGGACGATCTTGGTGAGCAGCCGGTCGCGGTAGGGAAGGATCGTCGCCGGGTCCCAGCCGGTGCAGCCGTGGGCCACCCAGTCGTCGAGGTCCTGCGGCAGGGGCAGGAAGCTGATCAGCGTGTTGTGGGAGGAGCAGCCTCCCAGGACGCGGGCACGTGAGTGCAGGATGTGGGAGTTGCCGCGCGGCTGCTCGACGGTGGTGTAGCCGTAGTCGAACTCCGAGCCGAGCAGGTTGATCCAGTTGCGCAGGCGCAGGATGCGGTCGTCTCCGACGTCGCTGGGGCCGCCCTCGATGACGCAGACGCGGCAGTCGGGGTCCTCGCTCAGGCGGGCGGCGAGCACACAGCCTGCGGTGCCGCCGCCGACGATGACGTAGTCGTAGGCGGACTCGGCGCCGTGCGGGGTGATGGGGGCCATGGGATGCCTTTCCTCGGCAGCCGTCGGGACGGGCGGACAGGGGGAGAGGGGCGGCGGGCGGCGGGCGGCGGGCGGACAGTGCGCTGCACCCGGTCAGCCCTTGAACCAGCCGGAGGGTGCGGGGGCCAGGTTCTGGTAGATGTGCTTGGCCTCCTGGTATTCGCGCAACCCGGTGGGGCCCAGCTCGCGCCCGACGCCGGAGCGGCCGAAACCGCCCCACTCGGCCTGCGGCACGTAGGGGTGGAAGTCGTTGATCCACACGGTGCCGTGCCGCAGCCGCTGGGCGACGCGCTGGGCACGGCTCGCGTCGGAGGTCCACAGACCACCGGCCAGGCCGTAGCGGGTGTCGTTGGCGAGTTCCACCGCCTCGTCCTCGGTGCGGAAGCGCTCGACGGTGACGACCGGTCCGAAGACCTCCTCCTGGACGATGCTCATGGACCGGTCGCAGTCGGCGAAGACGGTCGGCAGGAGGAAGAAGCCGTGG comes from the Streptomyces sp. KMM 9044 genome and includes:
- a CDS encoding GMC family oxidoreductase: MAPITPHGAESAYDYVIVGGGTAGCVLAARLSEDPDCRVCVIEGGPSDVGDDRILRLRNWINLLGSEFDYGYTTVEQPRGNSHILHSRARVLGGCSSHNTLISFLPLPQDLDDWVAHGCTGWDPATILPYRDRLLTKIVPVAEADRNPIAKDFVTAASRATGVPVVDDFNAEPFADGTGFFSLAYEPEGNLRSSASVAYLHPVLDRPNLTLLLETWAHRLLDDESGRPTRVAVRGADGEPATVRAERELLLCAGAVDTPRLLMLSGIGPADDLRRLGINVRADLPGVGENLLDHPESVIVWETDGPLPPNSAMDSDAGLFLRREAGQPRPDLMFHFYQVPFTVNTERLGYPVPEHGVCMTPNVPRARSTGRMWLRSADPTEHPALDFRYFTDPEGHDERTIVEGLKIAREIAATDPLSSWLVREVAPGPDVTSDAGLSEYGRRAAHTVYHPAGTCRMGAADDPVAVCDPELRLRGVEGVRIVDASVFPTMPTINPMVTVLLAAERAADLLTGRSGPAGGAGR